The Astatotilapia calliptera chromosome 2, fAstCal1.2, whole genome shotgun sequence genome includes a window with the following:
- the LOC113028564 gene encoding uncharacterized protein LOC113028564 isoform X1, translating into MFLFWVTLILLHRVSALIPITTAQLGGPVNFTCVLPKTETGRRDIHWYHQRAGDTLKIIWTLKESATPKFAPAFDNSRWEANYDKNVSNLTILKTNQDDEGIYHCGFTEWLQDTTWSGTYLLVKGNTQTANYTVVQEKTVHAGNSVTLHCSLFSDAENKTCPGGHHVFWFREGSHPDIIYTEGNRHHECGKRSEAQRSCVFRSSKNVSSSNAATYYCAVATCGLILFGNGTKQEMVQTAGSAFIALVIAIICLVISLILNVIFICCRTPGAACEQIKKNSSSQARRDDLSQAVDDSIEGELNYAALQFSGRKTTRGKKKKDELETEESVYSQVKCRM; encoded by the exons atgtttttgttctggGTTACACTGATTCTTCTTCATCGAGTAT CTGCACTCATTCCAATAACTACAGCTCAACTTGGGGGACCTGTCAACTTTACATGTGTTCTGCCCAAAACTGAGACCGGCCGAAGAGATATCCACTGGTACCATCAGAGAGCTGGTGACACACTGAAAATTATCTGGACACTGAAAGAATCGGCAACACCTAAGTTTGCACCTGCATTTGATAACTCAAGATGGGAAGCAAATTATGATAAAAATGTCAGCAACCTGACCATTCTGAAAACAAATCAAGACGACGAGGGAATCTATCACTGTGGGTTTACAGAGTGGCTCCAAGATACTACATGGAGCGGAACGTATTTGTTAGTAAAAG GAAACACCCAGACAGCAAACTACACTGTTGTTCAGGAGAAGACAGTCCATGCAGGAAATTCAGTGACTCTTCACTGTTCACTATTTTCTGATGCTGAAAATAAGACATGTCCAGGAGGTCACCACGTGTTCTGGTTCAGAGAAGGATCTCATCCTGATATCATTTACACTGAAGGAAACAGACATCATGAATGTGGGAAAAGATCTGAGGCTCAGCGGAGCTGTGTTTTTCGCTCTTCTAAAAATGTCAGCTCCTCTAACGCTGCAACTTACTATTGTGCTGTGGCCACATGTGGGCTGAtattatttggaaatggaaCTAAACAAGAAATGG tgCAAACAGCAGGTTCTGCATTTATTGCACTGGTGATAGCAATAATCTGCTTGGTTATTTCTCTTATTCTTAATGTTATTTTCATCTGTTGCCGAACTCCAGGAGCAGCATGTGAACAAATTAAAA AAAACAGCTCGTCACAAGCAAGGCGAGATGACTTGAGCCAAGCTGTGGATGACAGT ATTGAAGGTGAACTGAACTATGCTGCACTGCAATTCTCTGGAAGGAAAACGAcaagaggaaagaagaagaaggatgaACTGGAAACTGAAGAAAGTGTGTACTCTCAAGTAAAATGCAGGATGTGA
- the LOC113028564 gene encoding uncharacterized protein LOC113028564 isoform X2, producing the protein MFLFWVTLILLHRVSALIPITTAQLGGPVNFTCVLPKTETGRRDIHWYHQRAGDTLKIIWTLKESATPKFAPAFDNSRWEANYDKNVSNLTILKTNQDDEGIYHCGFTEWLQDTTWSGTYLLVKGNTQTANYTVVQEKTVHAGNSVTLHCSLFSDAENKTCPGGHHVFWFREGSHPDIIYTEGNRHHECGKRSEAQRSCVFRSSKNVSSSNAATYYCAVATCGLILFGNGTKQEMGAACEQIKKNSSSQARRDDLSQAVDDSIEGELNYAALQFSGRKTTRGKKKKDELETEESVYSQVKCRM; encoded by the exons atgtttttgttctggGTTACACTGATTCTTCTTCATCGAGTAT CTGCACTCATTCCAATAACTACAGCTCAACTTGGGGGACCTGTCAACTTTACATGTGTTCTGCCCAAAACTGAGACCGGCCGAAGAGATATCCACTGGTACCATCAGAGAGCTGGTGACACACTGAAAATTATCTGGACACTGAAAGAATCGGCAACACCTAAGTTTGCACCTGCATTTGATAACTCAAGATGGGAAGCAAATTATGATAAAAATGTCAGCAACCTGACCATTCTGAAAACAAATCAAGACGACGAGGGAATCTATCACTGTGGGTTTACAGAGTGGCTCCAAGATACTACATGGAGCGGAACGTATTTGTTAGTAAAAG GAAACACCCAGACAGCAAACTACACTGTTGTTCAGGAGAAGACAGTCCATGCAGGAAATTCAGTGACTCTTCACTGTTCACTATTTTCTGATGCTGAAAATAAGACATGTCCAGGAGGTCACCACGTGTTCTGGTTCAGAGAAGGATCTCATCCTGATATCATTTACACTGAAGGAAACAGACATCATGAATGTGGGAAAAGATCTGAGGCTCAGCGGAGCTGTGTTTTTCGCTCTTCTAAAAATGTCAGCTCCTCTAACGCTGCAACTTACTATTGTGCTGTGGCCACATGTGGGCTGAtattatttggaaatggaaCTAAACAAGAAATGG GAGCAGCATGTGAACAAATTAAAA AAAACAGCTCGTCACAAGCAAGGCGAGATGACTTGAGCCAAGCTGTGGATGACAGT ATTGAAGGTGAACTGAACTATGCTGCACTGCAATTCTCTGGAAGGAAAACGAcaagaggaaagaagaagaaggatgaACTGGAAACTGAAGAAAGTGTGTACTCTCAAGTAAAATGCAGGATGTGA
- the LOC113028574 gene encoding signal-regulatory protein beta-2-like: MIVFWVTLFCLHEGYSLVPVKTVQLGEPATLTCAIPKELSIRGVNWYKQSVGDTLKLIVTLYKSTADFGPGFSSLRFGVYDGKNFTSLTILKTVQEDEGLYHCANTEWIGTTWSGTYLLVKGNTQRTSNYAVSQLLIESNPVRPGDTMTLQCSVFSDSDNKTCPGDLNILWFRDGSNKSQPNIIYTDRNRSNECEKRSDHQKTCVYRFSKNVSSSDAGTYYCAVATCGEILFGSGAKLDIQVLPTQSAFIQLTILIVFLAISVIGNVSLICNRRVCKKLQSKYNMFYVTTQTVVDEELNYAALNFSERKTRGRRKRECAEDSVYSHVKC, encoded by the exons ATGATCGTCTTCTGGGTTACATTGTTTTGTCTTCATGAAGGAT ATTCTCTGGTTCCAGTTAAAACTGTTCAGCTTGGTGAACCAGCAACCTTAACATGTGCTATTCCCAAAGAGCTCAGCATTAGAGGAGTCAACTGGTACAAGCAGAGTGTTGGGGATACTCTTAAATTAATAGTTACACTGTATAAATCTACAGCTGATTTTGGTCCTGGATTTTCGAGCTTAAGATTTGGAGTATACGATGGTAAGAATTTTACCAGCTTGACAATTTTAAAGACAGTTCAAGAGGATGAGGGACTCTATCACTGTGCAAACACAGAATGGATTGGAACTACATGGAGTGGGACGTATTTGTTAGTAAAAG GAAACACTCAGAGGACATCAAACTATGCAGTCAGTCAGTTGCTGATAGAATCAAATCCAGTCCGTCCAGGAGACACAATGACGCTCCAGTGTTCAGTCTTCTCTGACTCTGACAACAAGACGTGTCCAGGAGATCTCAATATTCTCTGGTTCAGAGATGGATCAAATAAATCTCAACCAAACATCATCtacactgacagaaacagaAGTAATGAATGTGAGAAAAGGTCTGACCATCAGAAGACATGTGTTTATCGCTTCTCTAAGAACGTCAGCTCCTCTGATGCTGGGACTTACTACTGTGCTGTGGCCACATGTGGGGAGATATTATTTGGAAGTGGAGCTAAACTAGATATTCAAG TGTTACCCACACAGTCAGCATTTATTCAGCTGACAATATTAATAGTATTTTTGGCAATTTCTGTCATTGGAAACGTGTCCCTCATCTGCAACCGAAGAGTATGTAAAAAACTTCAAAGTAAGT ATAACATGTTTTATGTTACCACACAGACTGTCGTGGATGAAGAACTAAACTACGCTGCACTGAATttctctgaaagaaaaacaagaggaagAAGGAAGCGAGAGTGTGCTGAAGACAGTGTCTACTCTCATGTTAAATGCTGA
- the LOC113009314 gene encoding uncharacterized protein LOC113009314, which yields MLVLWITLFCLHKGYSLVPVETVQLGEPATLTCAIPKELSIRGVNWYKQSVGDTLKLIVTLIQSKADFGPGFSSSRFRINNDANFSSLIILETVQEDEGHYHCTNTEWIGTTWGGTYLLVKGKAQRTSNFAVSQLLIESNPVRPGDTMTLQCSVFSDSDNKTCPGGLNILWVREGSDKSLPNIIYTDKNRSNECEKRSDHQKTCVYHFSKNVSSSDAGTYYCAVATCGEILFGSGTKLVIQESSTKSAFIHLGVLIVCLGISVIGNVFLMCNRTAGKQFKGKENAISDAQTGASRQPTVVDEELNYAALNFSERKTRGRKKRECAEDSVYSQVKSSSCSPKDKHLVGYIRDYKLPVNKMLIVFYMLLGFRAGRCTDYVFFGTKTTGVGENVTLTCERPTSEYEATLYWIRIVSGSWPEFMGGTFTFDYDGVNTTPHITAKQEPGTFILEISQTRLSDTGLYYCIKVDQLDMDFLNATFLKIKGPETAITDIIQVPQSGPLHPGNPVTLQCSVLSNPENSACPGNDSVFWFSTRSDNSHPNLIYADGNSDKCERSPEVSSTQKCVYSFSKNVSSSDAGSYYCAVATCGHIIFGNGIKLDVKGLNMWDLQKANTVLFILCAALATSLIVIAFLIYTIKKKTSSCWCDVGTGSGDQHSQQTVVVYSAPNITSRKSSKLPQRSEKAAEGGTVYTDVSASAVQ from the exons ATGCTTGTCCTATGGATTACATTATTTTGTCTTCACAAAGGAT ATTCTCTGGTTCCAGTTGAAACGGTTCAGCTTGGTGAACCAGCAACCTTGACATGTGCTATTCCCAAAGAGCTCAGCATTAGAGGAGTCAACTGGTACAAGCAGAGCGTCGGGGATACTCTTAAATTAATAGTTACTCTGATTCAGTCTAAAGCTGATTTTGGTCCTGGATTTTCGAGCTCAAGATTTCGGATAAATAATGATGCAAATTTTAGCAGCCTGATCATTTTGGAGACAGTTCAAGAGGATGAGGGTCACTATCATTGTACAAACACAGAATGGATTGGAACTACATGGGGTGGGACATATTTGTTAGTAAAAG GAAAAGCTCAGAGGACATCAAACTTTGCAGTCAGTCAGTTACTGATAGAATCAAATCCAGTCCGACCAGGAGACACAATGACGCTCCAGTGTTCAGTCTTCTCTGACTCTGACAACAAGACATGTCCAGGAGGTCTCAATATTCTCTGGGTCAGAGAGGGATCAGATAAATCTCTTCCAAACATCAtctacactgacaaaaacagaagTAATGAATGTGAGAAAAGATCTGACCATCAGAAGACATGTGTTTATCACTTCTCTAAGAACGTCAGCTCCTCTGATGCTGGGACTTACTACTGTGCTGTGGCCACATGTGGGGAGATATTATTTGGAAGTGGAACTAAACTGGTTATTCAAG AGTCATCCACAAAATCAGCATTTATTCACCTGGGAGTATTAATTGTTTGTTTGGGCATTTCTGTCATTGGAAATGTTTTCCTCATGTGCAACCGAACAGCAGGTAAACAATTTAAAg GAAAAGAAAATGCTATATCAGATGCACAAACTGGCGCCTCACGCCAACCA ACCGTCGTTGATGAAGAACTAAACTACGCTGCGCTGAATTTCTCTGAAAGAAAAacgagaggaagaaagaagagagagtGTGCTGAAGACAGTGTCTACTCTCAAGTTAAAT CTTCCTCCTGCAGTCCAAAAGACAAGCACTTAGTGGGATACATCAGAGATTATAAATTGCCTGTAAAT AAAATGCTGATTGTATTTTATATGCTGCTGGGCTTCAGAGCTGGTC GATGCACTGATTATGTGTTTTTTGGAACGAAGACTACTGGTGTTGGAGAAAATGTGACCCTGACATGTGAACGCCCGACATCTGAATATGAAGCAACCTTGTATTGGATCAGGATTGTTTCTGGAAGCTGGCCTGAATTCATGGGAGGAACATTTACCTTTGATTATGACGGTGTTAACACCACTCCTCACATTACAGCAAAGCAAGAACCTGGAACATTTATTCTAGAAATAAGTCAAACTAGGCTAAGTGACACTGGTCTTTATTACTGCATAAAAGTGGACCAACTGGACATGGACTttttaaatgcaacatttttaaaaattaaag GGCCAGAGACGGCTATCACTGACATCATTCAGGTTCCTCAATCTGGTCCCCTCCATCCGGGAAACCCAGTGACTCTGCAGTGTTCAGTCCTCTCTAACCCAGAGAACAGTGCATGTCCTGGAAATGACAGTGTATTTTGGTTCAGCACGAGATCGGATAACTCTCACCCCAACTTGATTTATGCTGATGGAAACAGTGATAAATGTGAGAGGAGTCCAGAGGTTTCCTCCACACAGAAATGTGTCTACAGCTTCTCCAAGAATGTCAGCTCCTCTGATGCCGGGTCGTACTACTGCGCTGTGGCCACATGTGGACATATAATTTTTGGAAATGGAATAAAACTGGATGTTAAAG gaCTCAACATGTGGGACTTGCAAAAGGCCAATACAGTTCTATTTATATTATGTGCTGCTTTGGCTACAAGTCTGATCGTTATAGCCTTCCTGATTTATACCATCAAGAAGAAAACATCCAGTTGTTGGTGTG